A window of the Salvelinus fontinalis isolate EN_2023a chromosome 26, ASM2944872v1, whole genome shotgun sequence genome harbors these coding sequences:
- the LOC129823928 gene encoding calponin-3-like, producing MTQFNKGPVYGLTAELRSKIAGKYDLQKEEELRFWIEEVTGMPIGENFQKGLKDGVILCELINKLQPGSIKKINHSKLNWHKLENLGNFIRAILKFGLCPNDIFEANDLFENGNMTQVQSTLLSLAGVAKTKGSNSNCDLGVKYADKRTRHFDEEKMKAGQCVIGLQMGTNKCASQSGMTAYGTRRHLYDPKSQTDKPYDQTTISLQMGTNKGASQAGMSAPGTRRDIYDQKSAGQTADSSTISLQMGTNKVASQKGMSSYGLGRQIYDPKYCTSPTEPTSPVTLGNNAGSHGNGSLGTGTNGSEISDSDYQAEYQYHHDDEEEYRGGYQQQYSGHYDEDQGIDY from the exons ATCGCAGGGAAGTATGACctgcagaaggaggaggagctcCGGTTTTGGATTGAGGAGGTGACGGGCATGCCCATTGGAGAGAACTTCCAGAAAGGCCTTAAGGACGGAGTCATCCTCTGCGA GCTGATAAACAAACTGCAGCCTGGTTCCATCAAGAAAATCAACCACTCCAAACTCAACTGGCACAAG CTGGAAAATCTGGGGAATTTCATCCGAGCCATTCTGAAGTTTGGCCTTTGTCCCAACGATATCTTTGAGGCCAACGACCTGTTTGAGAATGGAAACATGACCCAAGTCCAGAGCACACTGCTGTCCCTGGCTGGTGTG GCGAAAACCAAAGGTTCAAACTCCAACTGTGACCTCGGTGTGAAGTACGCGGACAAGAGGACGCGCCATTTCGACGAGGAGAAAATGAAGGCTGGACAATGTGTCATTGGACTGCAG ATGGGGACAAATAAATGTGCCAGCCAGTCTGGTATGACAGCGTACGGGACCAGGAGACACTTATACGACCCAAAGTCACAGACGGACAAGCCCTACGACCAGACTACCATCAGTCTGCAGATGGGAACCAACAAAGGAGCCAGCCAG gcTGGCATGTCGGCGCCGGGTACCCGCCGTGACATCTACGACCAGAAGTCGGCaggacagacagcagacagctcCACCATCTCCCTGCAGATGGGCACCAACAAGGTGGCATCCCAGAAGGGAATGAGCAGCTACGGCCTGGGCAGGCAGATCTACGACCCCAAGTACTGCACCTCCCCCACGGAGCCCACGTCTCCCGTTACCCTCGGCAACAATGCCGGTAGCCATGGCAACGGGAGCCTGGGAACAGGGACCAATGGATCGGAGATTAGTGACAGCGACTACCAGGCGGAGTACCAGTATCACCATGACGATGAAGAGGAGTACCGGGGTGGGTACCAACAGCAGTACAGCGGGCACTATGACGAGGACCAGGGCATCGACTATTAG